The bacterium genomic interval ATTCCTGGAACTGAACGGCCACTATGGCATCGAAGAGCTGCATGAGCATCTTCGCAAAAAAGGGCAGATCATCAACCCGTCTACGATTTTCCGGACGCTGAAATTGCTCGTGCAAGCTGGAATCGCCGTGGAACGGCAATTTGCAAATGGAAACACAAAATACGACGTAAACGTTGCCCATCACGATCATCTGATCTGTCTGACGTGCGGGAAGATTGTTGAGTTTGACAGCCCTAAGCTGGAAGATGTTCAGATGCGGATTATTCGCAGTCACGGTTTTGAAATGGAATACCACAAACACGAAATCTACGGTTATTGCAGTAACTGTCGAAAAGAAAGGAAAGTTTCTAAATAATGTTTTCATCACTGGTGATTACACTTCGTGAGGGCGTGGAAGGCGCTCTTGCGATCGCAATCGTCCTGCTCTATTTGCGGAAAACCGGCAGACAACACCTTGCGGGCGCGGTCTGGTGGGGGCTCGGCATCGCTCTCGCCGCCAGTATTGCGGGGGCGTATGTGCTGCAGCGTATTGCATTGAACGGCGAAATTTTTGAAGGTATTTTGATGTTTGCTGCGGCTGCGTTCGTCAGCACCATGATCGTCTGGATGTGGAAATCCGC includes:
- a CDS encoding transcriptional repressor — protein: MNTQAAEKFESFVRDHKGRLTPQRQFIVREFLELNGHYGIEELHEHLRKKGQIINPSTIFRTLKLLVQAGIAVERQFANGNTKYDVNVAHHDHLICLTCGKIVEFDSPKLEDVQMRIIRSHGFEMEYHKHEIYGYCSNCRKERKVSK